Genomic DNA from Triticum dicoccoides isolate Atlit2015 ecotype Zavitan chromosome 4B, WEW_v2.0, whole genome shotgun sequence:
ACAATCATATTTGTtttgatatatgttgatgatattatagttgCCAGTTCTTCATCAAATGCCACTAATGCTCTACTTCATGATTTAAGTTCAAAGTTTGCCTTGAAAGACCTTGGTGATCTACACTTCTTCCTAGGCATTGAGGTGAAGAAGATTCCAGATGGCATAGTAATGAATCAGGAAAAGTATGCTACTGAGCTTCTGACTCGCATGAGGATGAAGGATTGTAAGCCTTCACCTACACCATTATCCTCTTCGGAAAAACTTTCAGCTTTTGAAGGGGAACCTCTAAAGGAAGAAGAGATCACGAGGTATAGGAGTGCTGTGGGTGCCTTGCAGTACTTGACATTGACAAGACCAGATATATCATTCGTTGTTAACAAGGTTTGTCAGTATCTACATGCACCTACTACTGTACACTGGACAGCTGTTAAAAGAATCATACGATATATAAAGTACACTGTAAGCCTAGGACTCCAGTTTAAACGTTCTAGCTCCACTCTTGTCAGTGCCttttctgatgctgactgggcaggatgcagTGATGACAGGAGGTCAACTGGAGGATTTGCAATATTCTTTGGATCTAATCTTATTTCTTGGAGTGCCAGGAAACAGGCTACAGTGTCAAGGTCAAGTACAGAGGCTGAATATAAGTCACTAGCTAATGCAACTGCTGAGATCATTTGGGTGGAATCATTACTTAATGAGTTGGGTGTTAAACAACACCGCACTTCATGCTTACGGTGTGATAATTTGGGAGCTACCTATCTCTCtgctaatccagtgtttcatggtagaactaaacacattgagattgatttTTATTTTGTGAGAGAAAGGGTTGCAGAGAAGAAACTGGACATCAGATTTATTCCATCCAAAGATCAGGTAGCAGACGGCTTTACTAAGGCATTGTCCATCAAACCATTTGAGGAGTTCAAGAGAAATCTTAACATAGGATAGTTGAGATTAAGAGAAGGTGTTAGAAATAGAGATAGAATCTACTGTATTGTAATCTcaacaaactctatctctccctctccctctcgtatCTATCTCCCCTTGTTATAACGACCGAATCATGAAACGATCGGTCCTGCCTTGTAAGCCACGACAGGGGCGATTCCTGTCCCTAATCAATATAAACCAATGCGGCTCCTCAtcgaggagtaggaacgcttccatctAACACGCGTCTCTACAAGAGGCTTCGGTGCTTCACATAACACCTAGCATTCCCTTTTTTTTTCAAAAGCCAATAAATACAAGTGTTGTATGAACATTGCACGGACCAAAAGCGCGCATAGGAATCAAGCAACTTTGGCACATCTTCGATGAATTTGACAGCAAATATGTATGGGCGGTAAGAGACAATGACCATGATGTACTTTTAAAACCATCACAATTCAATATGTATGTACACCGACGACCCAAGGTACTACCACCAATATACCACAGTTTAACCAccacgacacgacacgacacggGACTCATGTATCCATGCAAACTGCAAAGGATAGCCAGCAGAGAGACTGGTTTATTCATCCATCTTAAAACACATAGAATCTAGAGACGCTGCCTTTCAATCTCACCGGGACCGGGTAGGGTATACAGCCAATCAAACCTCACAATGCCAACTACTACAGGTGACTGGCCCTGCATATATAGTCTACTATTGCCCAAAGTTCCCAAGAAGCCGCTCCACCGCGGCATGGACATTCCCATTGGTAGCCAGCAGCGCCCGGATGTTCTCCTGTGGGTCAAAGAAACCCATTTCTTGGAGCTGAGCTAGCTGCGTCGCGTAGCGCTCTTCCGGTGGCACTGCGAATTCAGAAACTCAATTGATGAGCAAGGTTCACGGACAACACACAATCACACTATCAGACGGCGTTTCTTCCATTCAGTATTATAAACAATGAAACATATACTAACCAGTTGGGACATTTGGGACACCACCCAGGCCACCGCCAGCACCAAGCCCACTGAACATGCTCATCAAGCTGTTGAGGTTAACATTGCCTAGCATCCAATGCATTATTAGAAAAATAGCTAGATATTTGTGTAATTATACAGCAAAAAGTTTAAGCCTGTTTCACTTAACACGAGTTTGCAAGCACAGTATGAGATAAAAAAAAATCATTGACTTCGCATGCAATAGTTGGATGAGGCATCTCAAGGATATAAAAAATAAAGTAAAGCAGGGAATGCATATATAACAAATCAGGAACACAAAACTGTTTCCAAGTAGAGTTTCTTGTTCGCCCAAAGGGTNNNNNNNNNNAGACATTCTCAATTTTGATACAAAAACAGAACTCATGGAGAGCAATATTCAAAAGTGATGTTTAACTAAAGGAACACAACCATAAAAAATACAAATATAGATTCAGGCAGGATGCTCATTAATGAATCATATATCAATGCTAGGTAAGATAAGTTATTCAAATGGTAACTAGGTAGAGAGCAAATTACCTGGAGTAGTGCCCGCTTGGGTCCGCTCCCTGAATCAAGCAAGAAAACAACATTAGGTAGAGGGAAATAAAAAATATCATGAGCTAAGGAGGTCAAGTTGAGCTGAAGATACTTACTGGCCAGCAGCTTGTTGACCAAGCTGTGACGTCAATGCCTGCTGGAATGAAGCTAATTGCTACATAAAAGGAAAGCAATTTAGTTTATCATATAATCACATGCTGTGCACATACATATAGCAGTATAAATTTCACCTGCAATGTTTCAGGAGATGTCAACTGGCGAAGAAATTCTGGATTCTGAAACATTTCTCTCATTTGGGTATTTGATTCCATCATGTTGCGTACATTCGGGTTCATGTTGAGCAACTATATGCAAGAAAACATTAGGAGAGTGCCAAAACATTATGTACTCAGGTCAAGAATGCTCCCAATCTCCCCACACAAAAAAAGAAGAATGCTCCCAatctccccgcaaaaaaaaagaagaatGCTCCCAATCAACTATTCAAAACATTAGTAGTTGAAGCTGTGTACCTGATTCATGGTCTGAGGATTAGACATAATGTTTTGCATCATTTGCATCATGGCAGGGTTTTGTATAACCTGGTTCAATAAGGAAGCATCAGAGCCACCACCCAGCATACTTCCCAAATCTGCAGAACCCAACCCTCCTAGGCCACCGCTTGTGGCACTCCTTGCAGCAGCAGAAGGCCTTGCTGCTCCTTGTGCAGCCCCAGCTGTAGATTTAAGTCTTAGATAGCAAAACAGGACAAGAATAAATGCACATATGAACACCAAAAATATGGGAGTAACCAAACGGCCAAACCTACCATTTGCGCCCCAGGGATTTGGGAGTGGATTGGTATTTGGAGCAGGAGCAGTAGTTGGTGCATCTCCAGTTGGATCTCTGGCTTGGTTAGACCCCTGGTCTCCTAGAAGAGCTGCAAATGGGTTTGGAGTTGTGTCGCCCTCCCCAGCCATTGTTGTTGCATTCATAAATGGCTCTTGAACAGTTTCATACATGCGGCGCAGCATATTAAACCCTTCTGGAGAAGATTCAATGTTGCTCATGGCTCTGTCTGTGTTCCGCATCATCTCTCTCATAAGTTCAGGATTCCTAGCTGCTTCAACAGTTTGGCGGAGAATGCTTGGATCATTCAGGACATGTGCCAGATCCGGATTACGGTCGACGAGCTCACGCATTTGAGGATTGTTCATAATTAAATCGCGTATTAGATCAGGGCTATTCATTATGTTTTGCATGGCTGGTGTATTCAATACTTCTCTCATTAAGTTAGGATTCTCAGTCAACTGCTGTTGCATCTGCTCTAATCCTGGAAGGCCAGAGCCAGATAAACCAAAAGCTCCACTGCCAGCAGTTCCTGTACTACCAAGACCTTGAAACAAGCCTCCAAGACCAGCTGGCGGGGTATTCGCAGGAGTCGTAGTTGAAGTCCCAAGGTTGGCTGCAGCCGGGGCAGCCAATGTTGCTGGTGGTGCAGCACCCCGCACCATATGGATGGTGTGATCGGCCTCCACACCTTCAAAAGGGAAGGAGAAAAAAGGCACCAGAATGAGAGTGAATTCGTAAAATTAGTAAGTTGTGCTTCCATGCATCAACCAATCAAGGGTAGGTCCACTAATCCCGAAGCACATGGACAGGTAAGTTATAAGAATTGACAGTTCATTTGTGCTTCAAAATCTGTGTGTACCTACTGAAGTTCCTAGAATCAAGCAACAGACTACTAACTGAACTCTATATAAGCAATCAATCCTACACAACCACAAAGGGCATTTCTATATCCAAACTTGGTGTGTTCTGAAAGTGCTGACTTAACTGGACAGGATCTCCAGTACTTACATTCACACGCTAAAACAAGCAGATATAATGTGGCTCACATAGCTCAAGGCATGAAGGACAcaaaattctttccaataaattggCGCATACAGATAGTTGAATTTTTTACTGGAGATACCAGTCTACCATGAGAAATTTGT
This window encodes:
- the LOC119291875 gene encoding ubiquitin domain-containing protein DSK2a-like isoform X2; translation: MGGGEGEVGSEPAEAAPAALVALYIRDTRGNDFLVWADLGDTVWEFKVDFARSCNVPAARQRLIYKGRILKDDQTLASYGVEADHTIHMVRGAAPPATLAAPAAANLGTSTTTPANTPPAGLGGLFQGLGSTGTAGSGAFGLSGSGLPGLEQMQQQLTENPNLMREVLNTPAMQNIMNSPDLIRDLIMNNPQMRELVDRNPDLAHVLNDPSILRQTVEAARNPELMREMMRNTDRAMSNIESSPEGFNMLRRMYETVQEPFMNATTMAGEGDTTPNPFAALLGDQGSNQARDPTGDAPTTAPAPNTNPLPNPWGANAGAAQGAARPSAAARSATSGGLGGLGSADLGSMLGGGSDASLLNQVIQNPAMMQMMQNIMSNPQTMNQLLNMNPNVRNMMESNTQMREMFQNPEFLRQLTSPETLQQLASFQQALTSQLGQQAAGQERTQAGTTPGNVNLNSLMSMFSGLGAGGGLGGVPNVPTVPPEERYATQLAQLQEMGFFDPQENIRALLATNGNVHAAVERLLGNFGQ
- the LOC119291875 gene encoding ubiquitin domain-containing protein DSK2a-like isoform X1, which gives rise to MGGGEGGAGGEPAAGAAPAAAAQATLHIRGTSGNKFAVRADLGATVGELKAVVAGSCDVPAPQQRLIYKGRILKDDQTLASYGVEADHTIHMVRGAAPPATLAAPAAANLGTSTTTPANTPPAGLGGLFQGLGSTGTAGSGAFGLSGSGLPGLEQMQQQLTENPNLMREVLNTPAMQNIMNSPDLIRDLIMNNPQMRELVDRNPDLAHVLNDPSILRQTVEAARNPELMREMMRNTDRAMSNIESSPEGFNMLRRMYETVQEPFMNATTMAGEGDTTPNPFAALLGDQGSNQARDPTGDAPTTAPAPNTNPLPNPWGANAGAAQGAARPSAAARSATSGGLGGLGSADLGSMLGGGSDASLLNQVIQNPAMMQMMQNIMSNPQTMNQLLNMNPNVRNMMESNTQMREMFQNPEFLRQLTSPETLQQLASFQQALTSQLGQQAAGQERTQAGTTPGNVNLNSLMSMFSGLGAGGGLGGVPNVPTVPPEERYATQLAQLQEMGFFDPQENIRALLATNGNVHAAVERLLGNFGQ